The Pangasianodon hypophthalmus isolate fPanHyp1 chromosome 2, fPanHyp1.pri, whole genome shotgun sequence genome window below encodes:
- the trub2 gene encoding mitochondrial mRNA pseudouridine synthase TRUB2, which produces MASPVARLFSKLDGLFAVYKPQGVHWKLVRDSIETNLLKAVNSCPAAPPRSKVHFQLLPSGECSSSSQLTVTKSNLPALADHPLVTGPRFHKIRVGVGHRLDAFSSGVLVLGVGNGNTALESLYRSHVTREYTLEGEFGRATDDFTDTGRVIERSTFDHITNDKLERVLAMIQGANQKALIAYSQVDLSTQEAYELAVKGLLRPQDKSPPILTGLRCLSFKPPQFTLEVQCVNETQQFLRKLVHEVGLELRTNAVCTKVRRTRDGPFKMEDALTHHHWTADDIIPAIANFRRTTRKIRKNDIYRQVEQSDSTTQTQDQTRTSTRQLESVSQEKAGSLNPSSEMSVDSRQF; this is translated from the exons ATGGCTTCGCCAGTTGCACGCCTTTTTAGTAAACTAGACGGTTTGTTTGCTGTGTACAAACCTCAAGGAGTTCACTGGAAACTTGTCCGGGACTCGATAGAGACAAACCTTCTGAAAG CGGTTAACTCGTGTCCTGCAGCCCCCCCGCGCTCTAAGGTCCACTTCCAGCTTTTACCGAGTGGAGAATGCAGCAGCTCCAGCCAGCTCACTGTCACCAAGTCCAATCTGCCTGCTCTGGCTGATCATCCTCTGG TGACAGGACCAAGGTTTCATAAGATCCGTGTTGGAGTTGGCCATCGATTGGATGCATTTTCCTCCGGAGTATTAG TTCTGGGTGTGGGGAATGGAAACACTGCCTTGGAGAGTCTGTACAGATCACATGTGACCAGG gaatacacactggaggGGGAGTTTGGAAGGGCTACAGATGATTTCACTGACACTGGACGAGTTATAGAGCGAAGCACATTCG ATCACATTACTAACGACAAGCTAGAGAGAGTGTTGGCCATGATCCAGGGAGCCAATCAGAAAGCTTTAATAGC GTACTCTCAGGTGGACCTGAGCACTCAGGAGGCTTATGAGCTGGCAGTGAAGGGGCTGTTGCGCCCACAGGATAAAAGTCCTCCCATTTTAACTGGTTTACGATGTCTCAGCTTTAAACCACCTCAATTCACGCTGG AGGTTCAGTGCGTGAATGAAACTCAGCAGTTCCTTCGGAAACTGGTGCATGAGGTGGGGTTGGAACTGCGTACCAATGCAGTCTGCACCAAGGTGCGTCGCACACGGGATGGTCCTTTTAAAATGGAGGATGCTCTTACTCACCACCACTGGACTGCTGATGATATTATACCAGCTATTGCTAACTTTCGCCGTACTACCCGGAAAATCCGGAAGAATGACATTTACAGGCAAGTCGAGCAGTCAGACTCCACCACACAGACTCAAGACCAAACAAGGACTAGTACTCGTCAGTTAGAGTCTGTTAGCCAAGAGAAAGCAGGATCACTGAATCCTTCTTCAGAAATGTCTGTTGACTCCAGGCAATTCTAA
- the hdhd3 gene encoding haloacid dehalogenase-like hydrolase domain-containing protein 3 — protein sequence MRGPVRWVLWDIKDTLLKVRCSVGEQYSNEAKRVGLNLPATQIEAAFREAYRQHSRLYPNYGVAQGINGQLWWTGLVKSIFSQCGVQDPALLDTLANNLYHNFSGPENWEVFPDSNSTLKSCTALGLKQGVVSNFDRRLEGILQGCGLRTYFSFLMTSEEAAVAKPDPGIFVQALKKSGVPAKHVVHVGDHYINDYLTSRSLGIRGYLLDRHGLQKHLDVPPQHRLQSLDELPARILQETD from the exons ATGCGGGGGCCAGTGCGCTGGGTTTTATGGGACATAAAGGACACTCTCCTGAAGGTGCGTTGCTCCGTGGGAGAGCAGTACTCTAATGAGGCCAAACGTGTTGGACTGAATTTACCAGCCACGCAGATAGAGGCTGCATTCAGGGAAGCTTACCGCCAACACTCGCGTCTCTACCCTAACTATGGCGTTGCTCAGGGCATAAATGGCCAGCTGTGGTGGACAGGATTGGTGAAGAGCATCTTCTCCCAGTGTGGGGTGCAGGACCCTGCATTGCTTGACACACTTGCCAACAATCTTTACCATAATTTTTCTGGTCCAGAGAACTGGGAG GTGTTCCCAGACTCAAATTCCACCCTAAAATCCTGCACAGCTCTCGGATTGAAGCAGGGTGTGGTATCCAATTTTGACAGGCGCCTAGAAGGAATCCTTCAAGGATGTGGCCTCCGAACctatttctcatttctgatgACTTCAGAAGAGGCTGCTGTGGCCAAACCAGACCCAGGCATTTTTGTCCAAGCCCTGAAAAAGTCCGGGGTGCCAGCCAAACACGTAGTCCATGTTGGGGACCACTACATAAATGACTACCTCACCTCTCGATCATTAGGTATTCGAGGTTATCTGCTAGATAGGCATGGACTCCAGAAACATCTGGATGTTCCCCCACAGCATCGACTACAGAGCCTAGATGAGCTACCAGCCAGAATATTACAGGAAACGGATTAA
- the tgfa gene encoding protransforming growth factor alpha, which translates to MMYRSFWDTLFLLSGYLFTYSQVRENATSAAATMVMTPTTITATNTTAVSSTGRSKFLAAAVHSHFADCPDSHSHFCFHGTCRFLIQEETPACVCLPGFIGMRCEHADLLAVVATNQSQQTLATILMLGILGSVLLVLLCTIINLWWKRGRCRRGPLLSCLSKKPKGIVKSGTSCCHSETAV; encoded by the exons gctatttatttacatacagcCAAGTGCGAGAAAATGCTActtcagcagcagcaacaatGGTGATGACTCCCACCACTATAACTGCTACCAACACAACAGCAGTGTCAAGTACTGGTAGAAGCA AGTTCCTAGCAGCAGCAGTCCACTCTCACTTTGCTGACTGTCCTGACTCTCACAGCCATTTCTGCTTCCACGGCACATGCCGCTTCCTCATCCAGGAGGAGACaccagcgtgtgt GTGCCTCCCAGGCTTCATAGGTATGCGTTGTGAGCATGCAGACCTGCTGGCAGTGGTGGCAACCAACCAGAGCCAGCAGACACTGGCCACCATATTGATGCTGGGCATATTGGGCAGTGTCCTGCTTGTGCTGCTTTGCACCATAATAAA CTTGTGGTGGAAGCGGGGCAGATGTAGGCGAGGACCTCTGCTTTCCTGTTTGTCAAAAAAACCAAAGGGCATCGTAAAGAGTGGGACGTCCTGCTGTCACTCAGAGACAG cagtttga